One Undibacter mobilis genomic region harbors:
- a CDS encoding ABC transporter substrate-binding protein: MEKVKVATTFLGLWDTSQPTFCKDRGEFAKAGLDVEVLSTRGGSENVQAVVAGGMDIGFSPGTNAVLAAIAQGTKIKIISSEFLGQNDTFFYVPADSPIKSIADLAGKSVAFPRPGGAGEAILLALKAERKIDFKPVATGGMDATFTMTMTKQIDVGYSVPPSVLDQVQKGIVRVVFAGDDVQSLKALTGRVVIASDEFVKNRRATAVKFMQVLDRCIDWAYANKAESAKMYAALNKIDAGIAQKALEFYKRDALAFGEISKLDEVMKLAVDGKFIAKPFTPDEIKNAIDIVYTTKK, from the coding sequence ATGGAGAAGGTCAAGGTTGCGACGACCTTTCTCGGCCTCTGGGATACTTCCCAGCCGACGTTCTGCAAGGATCGGGGAGAATTCGCCAAAGCGGGGCTGGACGTTGAGGTACTCTCAACCCGTGGCGGGTCGGAGAATGTACAGGCCGTCGTCGCGGGCGGAATGGACATCGGTTTTTCCCCTGGAACAAACGCTGTGCTCGCTGCAATCGCTCAAGGCACAAAAATCAAGATTATCAGTTCCGAGTTCTTGGGGCAGAATGATACATTCTTCTATGTTCCAGCTGACAGCCCGATCAAGTCGATCGCCGATCTCGCCGGCAAGAGCGTCGCCTTTCCTCGTCCCGGCGGCGCCGGAGAAGCGATCCTGCTGGCCCTGAAGGCCGAACGCAAAATCGACTTCAAGCCTGTGGCCACGGGCGGCATGGATGCCACTTTTACGATGACGATGACCAAGCAGATTGACGTCGGCTATTCGGTCCCACCGTCAGTCCTCGACCAGGTTCAGAAAGGGATTGTGCGCGTTGTTTTCGCAGGAGACGATGTCCAATCACTAAAGGCGCTCACCGGGCGAGTTGTCATCGCTAGCGATGAGTTCGTGAAGAACCGCCGCGCGACGGCTGTTAAATTCATGCAGGTTCTCGACCGTTGCATCGACTGGGCCTACGCGAATAAGGCGGAATCGGCGAAGATGTATGCCGCACTTAACAAGATTGATGCCGGCATTGCCCAAAAGGCGCTCGAATTCTACAAGCGCGATGCTCTGGCGTTCGGAGAAATCAGCAAGCTGGATGAGGTCATGAAGCTGGCGGTGGACGGAAAATTCATCGCGAAGCCGTTCACGCCCGATGAAATCAAGAACGCAATCGATATCGTCTACACGACCAAGAAATAA
- a CDS encoding GcvT family protein encodes MPQKVPSSAKIVVVGGGIIGCSIAYHLAKLGFEDVVLLERKTLTSGTTWHAAGLLAQVRPSENQTRLLEYAAQLYKNIEAETGQSAGFVGKGTIYLALNEARLHFLKQTIGYAHYLGVSGAKMLTPPEIAERWPLLNLDGVIGGSFLPSTGQLNPVDATQAFSKGARMSGASIIEHANVQDIIIRNGAVAGVETEHGAIEAPIVVLAGGMWTRDLVAKYGINIPLHAAEHFYIVSDPIPGLSQATPTLFCTDERAYYKEDAGKLLIGTFEKHAVPWATEGIPPNSEYETLPNDLDRYAEFLEMASCRVPTLDKVGIRTFFTGPESFTPDGRELMGETPEVRNLYVCAGFNSHGIMAAPGSGKVMAEWIRDRSPPMALSGYDVTRVMPFQRARRYLFERTKESMGYVMDIPWPGKLMQSGRGVRRFPMHRELIAAGAVVGERYGWEAPLWYAPKGGQFSYKLGRQDWHAQVQEECLATRDSVVLYDQSNYSRFLVQGRDACRALNYLCANDVDVEPGRVVYSQWLNERGGIEADITATRLAADRYILTSAPPSMVRDVYWFRKHVPSEWNVTIADVTAGYAMFGIMGPKSREMLQQLTDADLSNEAFPFATSREIDLGFAIVRATRLTYVGELGYELLVSADMAAYVYETLVQAGAAYDMRHAGSYALGACRLERAYRHFGHDITEDYSPIEAGLSFAVAWQKPGDFLGRKSLEMRRGRGAPQRRLVTVQIEDKSEDAPILAHNEVIWRNGERVGYITSGGWGFRVSASLGMGYVKNPSGVSLAWIESGKYEIEAALRKYPAKVQLKPFYDPNGDRIKM; translated from the coding sequence TTGCCCCAAAAAGTTCCATCCAGCGCCAAAATCGTCGTTGTTGGCGGTGGCATTATCGGCTGCTCGATCGCATATCACCTCGCCAAGCTCGGCTTCGAGGACGTCGTGCTGTTGGAGCGCAAGACGTTGACCAGCGGTACGACCTGGCATGCCGCCGGACTCCTGGCTCAGGTTCGTCCGTCCGAGAACCAGACGCGGCTCCTTGAGTACGCGGCGCAACTTTATAAGAACATCGAGGCCGAAACCGGACAGTCAGCAGGCTTCGTCGGGAAAGGCACGATCTACCTTGCGCTCAATGAGGCGCGGTTGCACTTCTTGAAGCAGACCATTGGCTATGCGCACTACCTCGGTGTCTCAGGGGCCAAGATGCTAACGCCACCGGAGATCGCCGAGCGGTGGCCGCTCCTCAATCTAGATGGAGTTATTGGAGGCAGCTTCCTGCCTTCCACAGGCCAGTTGAACCCGGTCGACGCGACCCAGGCGTTTTCGAAAGGCGCCCGCATGAGCGGCGCCAGCATCATTGAACATGCGAATGTACAAGATATCATCATCCGCAATGGGGCCGTCGCCGGTGTCGAAACAGAACACGGGGCGATAGAAGCTCCGATTGTCGTTCTTGCCGGCGGTATGTGGACGCGCGATCTTGTGGCAAAGTACGGAATTAATATTCCGCTCCATGCCGCCGAGCACTTCTATATTGTTTCGGACCCGATACCGGGTCTTTCGCAAGCCACGCCGACTCTTTTCTGCACCGACGAGCGGGCCTACTACAAAGAAGATGCAGGCAAGCTTTTAATCGGTACCTTCGAGAAGCACGCCGTTCCGTGGGCGACCGAAGGCATCCCGCCAAACTCCGAGTATGAGACCCTACCCAACGATCTCGATCGCTACGCCGAATTCTTGGAAATGGCATCGTGCCGTGTGCCGACGTTGGATAAGGTCGGAATTCGCACCTTCTTTACCGGCCCGGAAAGTTTCACGCCCGATGGGCGCGAACTGATGGGTGAAACGCCCGAAGTCCGCAATCTCTATGTTTGCGCGGGTTTCAACTCGCATGGCATCATGGCGGCACCCGGATCTGGCAAGGTCATGGCCGAATGGATTCGGGACCGCAGCCCGCCAATGGCGCTGTCCGGTTACGACGTGACGCGCGTGATGCCATTCCAGCGTGCCCGGCGGTATCTATTCGAGCGGACCAAGGAGAGCATGGGCTATGTCATGGATATTCCGTGGCCCGGTAAGCTCATGCAAAGCGGGCGCGGTGTTCGCCGTTTCCCGATGCATCGGGAGCTCATCGCCGCCGGGGCGGTAGTCGGCGAGCGTTACGGTTGGGAGGCTCCCCTCTGGTACGCTCCAAAAGGCGGACAATTCAGCTACAAGCTCGGCCGGCAGGATTGGCACGCGCAGGTCCAGGAGGAGTGCCTTGCGACGCGGGATTCGGTCGTGCTCTATGACCAGTCCAACTACTCCCGATTTCTCGTGCAAGGCAGAGACGCGTGTCGCGCGCTCAACTATCTTTGTGCCAATGACGTCGACGTCGAGCCGGGTAGAGTCGTCTACTCCCAATGGCTTAACGAGCGGGGAGGGATTGAGGCCGATATAACGGCGACCCGACTTGCTGCTGATAGATATATCCTGACCTCGGCGCCACCGTCGATGGTCCGCGATGTCTACTGGTTCCGAAAGCATGTTCCATCCGAATGGAACGTGACCATCGCGGATGTAACGGCTGGCTATGCCATGTTCGGTATCATGGGGCCGAAGAGCCGGGAGATGCTGCAGCAACTGACAGATGCCGATCTGTCGAACGAGGCGTTCCCATTCGCCACCAGCCGCGAGATCGATCTTGGCTTCGCCATCGTTCGTGCGACACGCCTCACTTATGTTGGCGAGTTGGGCTACGAACTGTTGGTCAGCGCGGACATGGCTGCTTACGTGTACGAGACCTTGGTCCAGGCGGGTGCCGCTTACGACATGCGCCACGCAGGCTCATACGCGTTGGGTGCCTGCCGTCTCGAGCGTGCATATCGGCACTTTGGCCATGATATCACAGAAGACTATTCGCCGATCGAGGCGGGCCTGTCTTTTGCAGTCGCCTGGCAAAAGCCCGGTGATTTCCTGGGACGGAAGTCTCTTGAGATGCGGCGCGGTCGCGGGGCGCCTCAACGGCGGCTGGTAACGGTGCAGATTGAGGATAAATCGGAAGATGCGCCGATCCTGGCTCATAATGAGGTGATCTGGCGTAACGGCGAGCGGGTTGGTTACATTACGTCAGGCGGTTGGGGCTTTCGCGTCAGCGCGTCGCTTGGAATGGGCTACGTCAAGAACCCTTCGGGTGTTAGTCTCGCCTGGATCGAGAGCGGCAAGTATGAAATCGAGGCCGCGTTGCGCAAGTATCCGGCAAAAGTCCAGCTCAAGCCATTTTACGATCCGAATGGCGACCGTATCAAAATGTAG
- a CDS encoding thiamine pyrophosphate-binding protein codes for MKADVLKVEAQPVLGWGSDVIAELLRRLGIEYVCVNPGSSFRGLHDSLVNYLGNEKPQMLLALHEQSVVAIAHGYYKACGKPMAVVLHSNVGLMAGMMSIFNAWCDRVPILIFGATGAVDSAVRRSWIDWNHTFRDQGAMVRNFVKWDDQPASPAAAVEGVLRAYKAALTAPRGPSYVILDRRLQEDKLEADVRIPDIERFRPPLPAEAPLRIVERVHAMLTRAQRPVFLFGRVSPEKRDWDKRIKLAEHLNARVVTDLRMGASFPTDHPLHGGPADLFLSPQDRDLLAKADIVLSLDWYDLADTMAQAGGSAKVIHASIDSHIHNGYNGDHQRLPAIDVEVPTQPDVLVAALLDRFGEVSGRNAGSAAKSPAKVTLGEAVPTLADIGHVMSRLREGRAITLARVPLNWPAASYDFHEPLDYLGYDGGGGVGSGPGMAVGAALALAGSGRIVVGIMGDGEFLGASSALWTAAHYDIPVLIIVANNRSYFTDEIQQETVAKERQRPAENKWIGQRIDDPAVDIVSLAKGVGVEAEGPVHRACDLEKAIARGLEMVSAGKPYVIDVTLDSTRGASFDWLEGHA; via the coding sequence ATGAAAGCGGACGTTCTTAAAGTTGAAGCCCAACCCGTGTTGGGTTGGGGAAGCGACGTTATTGCCGAACTTCTTCGTCGCCTCGGCATCGAGTACGTATGCGTCAATCCCGGCTCGAGCTTTCGCGGCTTGCACGATAGTCTTGTGAACTATCTCGGCAACGAGAAGCCGCAGATGCTATTGGCGCTGCACGAGCAGTCCGTGGTTGCCATCGCGCACGGCTATTACAAGGCCTGCGGCAAGCCGATGGCGGTCGTGCTGCATTCTAACGTCGGCCTCATGGCCGGCATGATGTCGATTTTCAACGCCTGGTGTGATCGCGTCCCGATCCTAATCTTCGGCGCGACCGGTGCCGTTGATTCTGCGGTGCGCAGAAGCTGGATCGACTGGAATCATACGTTCCGCGACCAAGGCGCGATGGTTCGCAACTTCGTCAAATGGGATGACCAGCCTGCATCGCCGGCGGCAGCCGTGGAGGGTGTGCTCCGCGCTTATAAGGCGGCTCTTACGGCACCGCGCGGGCCAAGTTATGTCATCCTCGATCGGCGGCTACAGGAAGACAAGCTTGAAGCCGATGTGAGAATTCCCGATATCGAACGGTTTCGTCCGCCGTTGCCTGCCGAGGCACCGCTTCGAATAGTCGAGCGCGTACACGCTATGCTTACAAGGGCACAACGCCCGGTGTTTCTGTTCGGACGCGTATCTCCCGAAAAGCGAGACTGGGACAAGCGGATCAAACTTGCAGAACATCTGAACGCGCGCGTAGTGACCGATCTGAGGATGGGTGCCAGCTTTCCGACAGATCATCCGCTTCATGGTGGCCCCGCCGATCTTTTCTTGTCCCCCCAAGACCGGGACTTGCTGGCCAAAGCCGATATTGTGTTGAGCCTTGATTGGTACGACCTTGCCGACACAATGGCGCAGGCGGGTGGGAGTGCAAAAGTAATTCATGCATCGATCGATTCCCATATCCACAACGGGTACAACGGCGATCATCAACGCTTGCCGGCAATCGATGTCGAAGTACCGACCCAGCCCGACGTTCTTGTCGCCGCCCTCCTGGATCGGTTCGGGGAGGTGTCGGGCCGGAATGCGGGTAGCGCGGCCAAGTCTCCAGCGAAGGTTACTTTAGGCGAGGCCGTTCCCACGCTCGCTGATATTGGCCATGTTATGTCTCGTCTGCGTGAAGGCCGCGCCATAACCTTGGCTCGCGTTCCGCTCAATTGGCCGGCGGCGAGTTACGACTTCCACGAGCCCTTAGACTACCTTGGTTACGACGGCGGAGGCGGCGTCGGCTCAGGCCCCGGCATGGCAGTTGGAGCGGCTCTCGCGCTGGCGGGATCGGGCCGTATCGTCGTCGGTATCATGGGCGATGGCGAATTCCTTGGCGCCTCATCGGCACTGTGGACGGCAGCCCATTACGACATCCCCGTCCTGATCATTGTTGCGAACAATCGCTCCTACTTCACCGATGAAATCCAGCAGGAGACGGTTGCGAAAGAGAGGCAACGGCCCGCGGAGAATAAGTGGATCGGCCAGCGTATCGACGATCCGGCGGTGGACATCGTCAGTTTGGCCAAGGGCGTCGGCGTCGAGGCGGAAGGACCGGTCCATCGCGCTTGCGACCTCGAGAAAGCCATTGCGCGAGGACTTGAGATGGTTTCGGCGGGCAAGCCCTACGTCATTGACGTCACTCTCGACTCAACGCGTGGCGCCAGTTTCGATTGGCTAGAAGGCCACGCCTGA